ATATGTCCCTATAAAGTTACTTTAATGTGATTCTCAGTGAATATGTTTAACCTAGATAATGCTATGTTATTCAGAATAAGTTATGGACCCATGCTAAACTGGACTGGAGCTTTTACTTTGGTCATTAAGGACATCTGTCTGGATGATTTTGGAGAGAATGCAAAAAGCAGGCACACCATGGTACATTCACACCCTTAAACAGCCACTGAGCGATGTGCTGAGATTAGACTGCATGCAGGCTTCCAATGGAACTACACCTGTCCAAACTCAGAGCCTTAAGCTAAGAAGATTCCTTGGGTAGGTGGAAATGCTGAGCATCAATCCACATCAACATTTGTGAAATCCTTGTTAGTTCACTGCACTGTCAGTCTGCAGCATCCTTGCATGTttcttttaagttttaagttaTGCCACTTACACACACATTTGCAACTTCCTCACTTTGTGCTTCCTGACATACCACATTCTGCAAACCGTCAACCATCAATGGACCCCTCTACCTTGTTCTTGCCTGTGTTTCTGAGGTCACTCATATAGTAAAAGCCAACAAAACTCTATTTACTTTCTAAATGCGTGatcctggtcttattgtgaacaattcattcATTGCACTTTACTTAGGCCACTCAGGCTATTGCATAATGCTAACCAATAGCTATTCTAGTTTTCAGTGCCTACCTTCACCATATAGTCCCACTGTACATTTTTTCCTTGCATATCCTGTTTTGTCTGGAAATGCATCACAGCATGGAAGTAAACCAGCAATTCCTGTTGACTTCAAGGCCTAAACTATATATAACCTTGCTGTAGATGACTGAAGAATGGAGATTTCCAAGGATGAGAATTACTCCTCACAAAATCAGAACACACAGCCCCTTCCTTTCCTACTTGCTTAAGGCAATGCCTCCCATATGAACACAGGACCTTTCTCAGATTGAACCAGTTTGCTTGTGTGTTATCAGCACTGAGGTCACCTCTCATGTTAAGGCACACAGGACACTGCACATGATGAGGGCAGATGAAGGAAGAAGACTGTGCAGGAGCAGGAATGTATGAGTTCACACAGGCAGAAAGTGAATGGAAACATAAAGGGTCACAACAGCACAGATCAGGAGCCCAGAGCAAGCACAGAGCAGGGGGTGAAACAGCCACTTCAGTCACTTCACTACATTCAACACAGCCCACAACACTCTTCAGCAGAGCACAGCCAAACATACAGGATGTTTAAGCCAgccttattattatatatatatatatatttttttttttaaacttaaatacaGTCGTAGAAAAATCCACATATCTGTCATCAAAGTTGATAGATTTCTTAATGTTTCAACACTGTATGTACCattgaacatgaaataaaaacataaaatatttatatttatttatatatatatatatatatatatatatatatatatatatatatatatatatatataactgtactAATGCATGACTCTCACTAtgagatttttttctttacagaTACAAACTTCCCTCATGCTTACAATATACACATACCATACTATTATTTCATATAcagttattattgttttcatattattttactagtcattGCTCATGGTAGATAGCGATATTCCATAGACAGAGAGATGAGCTTTATGTATTAAAACCTAGCCTCTGTTCTCCGCCCTCTGCTCTGTCTTTGATTTTTAAAGCCCTGGATGGCTTTCTGCCCAGTCCTGAGGTACATCAGCTTGGGTTTGTGCAAACCAACTCGGAGGGAGAGAGGAGAGATAGGTGTTTTATGGTGATGGGGAAGGGAGGAGAAAAGAGGGGTGAGAGGAGCCAGAGTTGAGGATTAGGAAGGGATAGGTGGGTATGTTGTTGGTCATTGTGCCCTTGTGCTCTCCCGGGGCCCTGAGGTTGTGCCACATAGACACAGGCTGTGCTCTTCACTCCAGCATGGCATCCAGCTGGTCGGCCAGGTCATCGAACATGCTGCCGATGTCGTCTAGGATGCTCACTGTGCTCTTGTTTTCAGCCAATGAGCTGTGAATCAAAAACCACACTTAAATATGAttttgaatttacaaaaaaaaattgctgcaaTGACAAAAATAGGTCTTTGCTTCATAATAACCAAAGATGTGTACCCAAAACTGCTGACTTGATTTGAAGATCAGTTGACTTGTGACTAGAAAAATACTAGAAACTACttcaaattaaatgttaatcTGAGACTAGATGCCATCACAGACTAGATTCTTACCGGTCTATTATGTcactgaaaacagtttttgcatgTTTCATGACACTCACTCTTTTTGCCCATCCTCCTTGATCTTCTCTTCTACTGCCTGCAGGGCTGCAGCCAGCGAGGCACTGGTCTCCTCTATCTTCTGGTGCACTGCATCTACTGTCACTACCCCTGCGACAAACGCTGATCCAGCTGAACTGTCCATGGACACCCCACTGATTGAAGAGCGAGGGGGCTTCACAGGTGGGGGTGTAGGGGTGGGAGTTGGGGGACCTGATGTATGGGGAGTTTGGGGTGTCTGTGGGGTTTGGGGAGTTTGGGGTGTCAGTGGGGTTTGGGGAGTTTGGGGTGTCTGTGGGGTTTGGGGTGTCCGAGGTGTCTGTGGGGTGTGAGGAGACTGGGGTGTGTGTGGGATCTGCGCACTCAAGGCTGGTGGGGTTGTAGCCTTGACAGGGTGGTTGTTCTGGGCAGAAGCTGTGCTTGCTATTCTGGTGACAGTCTGCTTGACTGGAGAGGGTGTTGGAGTGGGGTTAGGTGTTGCATTTAAAGACTGCAGAACATTTTTGGATGGTTTGGGAGCTGTGGGTGGAGGTGTAGGTTTTGGTAAAATTGGAGGAGGTACTTTCTTTCCTTCAACTGTAAATAGAAGAGAAAAGAGATAGGGAAAGAGATGGGAGAAGAGACTGAGCGGCTTTTGATGCAACAAGGTCTAAATGCTACAGGGTTTTACGGGATACTCACATAATTGTGTAAAGACAGGGCAAGTGAAAGGGCCACACTGTGTAGTACCTGGGCTGCCAGGTGCCCCAGTTGGTCCAGGAAATGGGGCTTTCTTGGTGATGGCAGCCGGTGGTCCTTGTTTCTTCATGTGCTGGGCCAGAACAGGTTTGGGGGACACCGGAGGTTTGATGGACTTACGAGGGGTACTCTCAGTAACATGGCCTTCCAGGTCTGCACTGTCTCGACGGGGTGAGTTCTCAGGATGTTCCTGTGGCCTGGGCTGTTCTGAAACAGTCACCTCTGACACAGGGCGCCTTTTAATGGTGCCAGTCCCATTCTCATATGGTACAGGCATCTGCCCATCCTGAACTTCTTCTGTATCTTTGTCTTTGCTCTTTGGGCGGCGCTTAACTGTATTTGACTCTGTGAGATGGAACTTGGTGCCATTTGGTTGCTGCTTGGTGCTCCTTTTCAGCGAGGCTGTGGCATCCACACGTGAAGGATTCTCCTGGGGTAAAGAGTATGACATTTCTAGTCCCTCCTCAGTCTCATCTTTGCCCTGTCTAGGTCTTTGTTTGATGGTGAGGTTTCCATCCTCAGCAAATGGAAGGTTCTCTGCTGAGCTCCCACTAGAGCTTGGCTGTGTTTCATTGCGTTGTCTATCCTGGACTGGCTCCGGCTGTGGTCTTCGCTTGGCAGCTGCTACTAACTCAGTGACAGGCCCACTAATAGTCCTGCGACGGTTCACTACTTCTCCATCCAGTCCAATGGCATCACGCTGCTTTGCTACTGCAGAACCCACCTGTAGAGAAACAATCTTGTTTTACTACACCAGATATTGCTAACAGACATTTTTATGATAAATACTATGACAACCACCTTACCTGGAGATAGTGGCCTGCAGATTTCTGTAAAGCAAGACCCTTGGGACCCCCACCAATGGAGGACATTTCCAACATAGCCGCAATACTCCTAACACTACCAGCACTCCCCGAGTCTACAGTGCCACCCAGGTCACTTGCACGTCTTTGTGGTTGGTAGGGAACCTCCAGAAGTGGTCCACTGCTCATCTCCTTGGGCACTTCTGTCAGATTATTACTGGAGCTTGAGATGGCTGAACTAGAGCGTTTGGGGGGAGGTGGAGGAGGACCTTTCTTCTTCTGTCTGAGTGCAAAGGACTGGCTTCGGTTGACATTTTTGTCTGCCTGCCCTTTCATTGAGTTGCTGCGAACCACCCGGTGCTGTACTGTAGCATACTTTCCTCCTAAATCTGGCACATTTAGCTCGTCCCGCTCCTGCTCACCATCAGACACAGCATAGCGATTCAGGCTGTGGGTACGTTTCTTAGGCAGACCGTACTCATCGCAGGCTTCATTGCCTTCTGGAGGCAGACACAGAAGTGGTACTGAGACAGCAGGTCCTTGGGGTGCAGCTTCCATAGTTTCCACAAGCTGGGCAGCTGGGTGTGAATGGGACCTTTGAGTGGGGGATTGGGGATGAGCACGAGGTGTCATGGGCTTTTCAGTCTGCTGATGCAGCTGAGAACTAGGTTTTTGTTTACCTGGTGCGTTGCTTATGGTCTGTGAGGTGGGAGGTTTTGTTTTGGTGGGCGTTTGTGGAGGAGTATAGGGTGGTCCTGTCCCTTGGGGATAAGACTGACGTGGTTTTGCATGCGCCGATGAGACACTTCTCTGGCCCCCCTGGCTGCTCTGGCGCATGGTACGTGCTTCCTTTTTGGGTGGCCCACTAGGCTCCTCTGTGTCTCGGCTCTTGTTCATACTGCTCTCATGCAGACTGTGGGCTCGATGTTGTGCTCCCAGACTGCTGTTGGTTCTCATTTCTGAGACATCCTGCACATCAACAGGGCGTGTAAGAGCAGCCTGTAACTCCCCACTCAGTTCACCGTCCTGGAAAGTGCTCATTTTAGGGGACATACACTCTCCGCTGTCGTGGGGTGGGCTCTCAATAGCCATCACCTCCTGAGTGGCTGGGGGCTTTTTACGCAGTGTATTGCGACCGTCAGAGGCCTTCTGGATCTCTGCCAGCTTCTTCACTGcaagcataagcttcttctggtgtCCTAGGCAAATTAGGTTAGAGAAAGAGAGTAAACCACTATGGTCTAGGCAGTTTGGAAAGAACAGAAGTTTGTGTGTGAAATCACTTTAACAATATGGATCCCAGTCCACTATCCATCTTACCAAGTTTTGAAATGCCAATCTCCTGAAGGTCCTCCCACGTGATGTCAGTAATAAACTCAATGTTTTCGTATCCATTTTGGACTAAGACTTGGTGATATTGACTCAACCCAATCATAGCTAACCACTCTCCAAGATTCGCCTACagattaaatgcaaataaaaacaaattaacatcTGGATgtatttgaatgtgtgtgtgtgtgtgtggttgtgtgttaaACTTACCGGTTTTTTGTCAGGAAGCCACTCATTAACAGTGATCTTATTGATCTCTGTGGTTATCTTCTTTCGATGTCCTGGTTTGGTTACCCCAATAGCTGTTaaatcctgaaaataaatataGGAGGCCCTAAACCAGCCAATCACATTTCAGCACGCTAAGACcttcatgcacacatacacactaaatCAATTGGCATATATGTTATGCATATGAACATATACACAAAAAtccacaatataatatataaaatatattttatataaaatatattttatgtatatgtaattttgttttatataacaaaatgacatatacacataaaatagaaaacatcagACATATTAAAAACTCCAAGTGCCAGGATGACAGAAGCagatgcaaaatgaaaaaaatagaaaacaaatagaaaattggaaaggaaaaaaaaaaaataatattgtaacgTGAGGAAAAGAAGCCTTTTCAGAGTACCCCCAAACATAACTACATAAACATATCCTAACTGATTATGTCCACAGTGTTTCAACAGTACACCCCTGTTAATTGTGCTTTCAGCAATGACACTATGTAAATCCTATGAAGTCCTATTAAGTATGAGTAGATGAGCTTGCTTACAGGAATTCAAATTCCTTGAAGATTAATTTCAGGTTTAGTAACAATTTTGATTTAGTAACAGACTTACATTCtataatatacataaaatgaCCGGTAATACTTCTcctacaaaatatgaaatatgttcaccagatatatattttaaatgcttttgactTTAATCATATACATAAAATTACATAGCTCACAACAGCATGTACATTAATCACAACATATGCTTAAGTAATTATGTGATTCATCAGGATACCAACATAACATGTCTGGGGGGATTTTCTGGGTAAGATTTTCCAACTTGCCGTGGGCAAAATTCAGACTCTCATTAAACCTGTGTGCTTCTGGCACATTGGTAgcaattttatttgaaattttgggGAGGCTTTGCTGGTTGATGCGCTTCTTTTCTGTGCTTTGAGTGGGTCTGTGGGTGTTACATTTAGGGTAGAGGGAAGTGATGTGAATAGTTTAGAGTGGCTTAAGGGAATGGGCTGGGGGGA
The sequence above is a segment of the Carassius carassius chromosome 9, fCarCar2.1, whole genome shotgun sequence genome. Coding sequences within it:
- the LOC132149268 gene encoding caskin-1-like isoform X7: MGKDQELLQAVKTEDLMTVQKLLQRPKPGKAKLLGSAKKVNVNFQDTDGFSPLHHAALNGNVEVISLLLESQVIVDIRDQKGMRPLHYAAWQGKSEPMKLLLKSGSSVNSQSDEGQIPLHLAAQHGHYDVSEMLLQHQSNPCIVDNGGRTPLDLACEFGRVGVVQLLLSSNMCAALLEPKPGDSTDPNGTSPLHLAAKNGHIDIIRLLIQAGIDINRQTKAGTALHEAALCGKTDVVRLLLDSGINATVRNTYSQTALDIVYQFTATQASREIKQMLRGKKNDASAALQVRALKDYSNNYDLTSLNIKAGNVITVLEQHSDGRWKGCIHDNRTGNDRVGYFPSSLVEVISKRPGTAGKRGQQAGSWSTVTCTQQYQKIRLCAPVCGPVSPAVAMVNGDSYHEIHILPPPPPPPPHSHLPLFTSFGYNRSPNTSGEPHSGQETKNDQDLASSRGSESSPHGSPTPAGGPQGGSSEEIWVLRKPVAGGDRSSVGSSGSVASARSSGSGQSAGSSNILHAQAEGVKLLATVLSQSAKAKEHLLEQTKSLDHPSHASSNKGSSSRSQSLSSCPLHEQPYGEAVSQRKGEALPEMKDLTAIGVTKPGHRKKITTEINKITVNEWLPDKKPANLGEWLAMIGLSQYHQVLVQNGYENIEFITDITWEDLQEIGISKLGHQKKLMLAVKKLAEIQKASDGRNTLRKKPPATQEVMAIESPPHDSGECMSPKMSTFQDGELSGELQAALTRPVDVQDVSEMRTNSSLGAQHRAHSLHESSMNKSRDTEEPSGPPKKEARTMRQSSQGGQRSVSSAHAKPRQSYPQGTGPPYTPPQTPTKTKPPTSQTISNAPGKQKPSSQLHQQTEKPMTPRAHPQSPTQRSHSHPAAQLVETMEAAPQGPAVSVPLLCLPPEGNEACDEYGLPKKRTHSLNRYAVSDGEQERDELNVPDLGGKYATVQHRVVRSNSMKGQADKNVNRSQSFALRQKKKGPPPPPPKRSSSAISSSSNNLTEVPKEMSSGPLLEVPYQPQRRASDLGGTVDSGSAGSVRSIAAMLEMSSIGGGPKGLALQKSAGHYLQVGSAVAKQRDAIGLDGEVVNRRRTISGPVTELVAAAKRRPQPEPVQDRQRNETQPSSSGSSAENLPFAEDGNLTIKQRPRQGKDETEEGLEMSYSLPQENPSRVDATASLKRSTKQQPNGTKFHLTESNTVKRRPKSKDKDTEEVQDGQMPVPYENGTGTIKRRPVSEVTVSEQPRPQEHPENSPRRDSADLEGHVTESTPRKSIKPPVSPKPVLAQHMKKQGPPAAITKKAPFPGPTGAPGSPGTTQCGPFTCPVFTQLFEGKKVPPPILPKPTPPPTAPKPSKNVLQSLNATPNPTPTPSPVKQTVTRIASTASAQNNHPVKATTPPALSAQIPHTPQSPHTPQTPRTPQTPQTPQTPQTPLTPQTPQTPQTPQTPHTSGPPTPTPTPPPVKPPRSSISGVSMDSSAGSAFVAGVVTVDAVHQKIEETSASLAAALQAVEEKIKEDGQKDSLAENKSTVSILDDIGSMFDDLADQLDAMLE
- the LOC132149268 gene encoding caskin-1-like isoform X11, which codes for MGKDQELLQAVKTEDLMTVQKLLQRPKPGKAKLLGSAKKVNVNFQDTDGFSPLHHAALNGNVEVISLLLESQVIVDIRDQKGMRPLHYAAWQGKSEPMKLLLKSGSSVNSQSDEGQIPLHLAAQHGHYDVSEMLLQHQSNPCIVDNGGRTPLDLACEFGRVGVVQLLLSSNMCAALLEPKPGDSTDPNGTSPLHLAAKNGHIDIIRLLIQAGIDINRQTKAGTALHEAALCGKTDVVRLLLDSGINATVRNTYSQTALDIVYQFTATQASREIKQMLRGKKNDASAALQVRALKDYSNNYDLTSLNIKAGNVITVLEQHSDGRWKGCIHDNRTGNDRVGYFPSSLVEVISKRPGTAGGDRSSVGSSGSVASARSSGSGQSAGSSNILHAQAEGVKLLATVLSQSAKAKEHLLEQTKSLDHPSHASSNKGSSSRSQSLSSCPLHEQPYGEAVSQRKGEALPEMKSSEAVIEWLSEFQLQVYAPNFVTAGYDIPTISRMTPEDLTAIGVTKPGHRKKITTEINKITVNEWLPDKKPANLGEWLAMIGLSQYHQVLVQNGYENIEFITDITWEDLQEIGISKLGHQKKLMLAVKKLAEIQKASDGRNTLRKKPPATQEVMAIESPPHDSGECMSPKMSTFQDGELSGELQAALTRPVDVQDVSEMRTNSSLGAQHRAHSLHESSMNKSRDTEEPSGPPKKEARTMRQSSQGGQRSVSSAHAKPRQSYPQGTGPPYTPPQTPTKTKPPTSQTISNAPGKQKPSSQLHQQTEKPMTPRAHPQSPTQRSHSHPAAQLVETMEAAPQGPAVSVPLLCLPPEGNEACDEYGLPKKRTHSLNRYAVSDGEQERDELNVPDLGGKYATVQHRVVRSNSMKGQADKNVNRSQSFALRQKKKGPPPPPPKRSSSAISSSSNNLTEVPKEMSSGPLLEVPYQPQRRASDLGGTVDSGSAGSVRSIAAMLEMSSIGGGPKGLALQKSAGHYLQVGSAVAKQRDAIGLDGEVVNRRRTISGPVTELVAAAKRRPQPEPVQDRQRNETQPSSSGSSAENLPFAEDGNLTIKQRPRQGKDETEEGLEMSYSLPQENPSRVDATASLKRSTKQQPNGTKFHLTESNTVKRRPKSKDKDTEEVQDGQMPVPYENGTGTIKRRPVSEVTVSEQPRPQEHPENSPRRDSADLEGHVTESTPRKSIKPPVSPKPVLAQHMKKQGPPAAITKKAPFPGPTGAPGSPGTTQCGPFTCPVFTQLFEGKKVPPPILPKPTPPPTAPKPSKNVLQSLNATPNPTPTPSPVKQTVTRIASTASAQNNHPVKATTPPALSAQIPHTPQSPHTPQTPRTPQTPQTPQTPQTPLTPQTPQTPQTPQTPHTSGPPTPTPTPPPVKPPRSSISGVSMDSSAGSAFVAGVVTVDAVHQKIEETSASLAAALQAVEEKIKEDGQKDSLAENKSTVSILDDIGSMFDDLADQLDAMLE
- the LOC132149268 gene encoding caskin-1-like isoform X10, producing MGKDQELLQAVKTEDLMTVQKLLQRPKPGKAKLLGSAKKVNVNFQDTDGFSPLHHAALNGNVEVISLLLESQVIVDIRDQKGMRPLHYAAWQGKSEPMKLLLKSGSSVNSQSDEGQIPLHLAAQHGHYDVSEMLLQHQSNPCIVDNGGRTPLDLACEFGRVGVVQLLLSSNMCAALLEPKPGDSTDPNGTSPLHLAAKNGHIDIIRLLIQAGIDINRQTKAGTALHEAALCGKTDVVRLLLDSGINATVRNTYSQTALDIVYQFTATQASREIKQMLRGKKNDASAALQVRALKDYSNNYDLTSLNIKAGNVITVLEQHSDGRWKGCIHDNRTGNDRVGYFPSSLVEVISKRPGTAGKRGQQAGGDRSSVGSSGSVASARSSGSGQSAGSSNILHAQAEGVKLLATVLSQSAKAKEHLLEQTKSLDHPSHASSNKGSSSRSQSLSSCPLHEQPYGEAVSQRKGEALPEMKSSEAVIEWLSEFQLQVYAPNFVTAGYDIPTISRMTPEDLTAIGVTKPGHRKKITTEINKITVNEWLPDKKPANLGEWLAMIGLSQYHQVLVQNGYENIEFITDITWEDLQEIGISKLGHQKKLMLAVKKLAEIQKASDGRNTLRKKPPATQEVMAIESPPHDSGECMSPKMSTFQDGELSGELQAALTRPVDVQDVSEMRTNSSLGAQHRAHSLHESSMNKSRDTEEPSGPPKKEARTMRQSSQGGQRSVSSAHAKPRQSYPQGTGPPYTPPQTPTKTKPPTSQTISNAPGKQKPSSQLHQQTEKPMTPRAHPQSPTQRSHSHPAAQLVETMEAAPQGPAVSVPLLCLPPEGNEACDEYGLPKKRTHSLNRYAVSDGEQERDELNVPDLGGKYATVQHRVVRSNSMKGQADKNVNRSQSFALRQKKKGPPPPPPKRSSSAISSSSNNLTEVPKEMSSGPLLEVPYQPQRRASDLGGTVDSGSAGSVRSIAAMLEMSSIGGGPKGLALQKSAGHYLQVGSAVAKQRDAIGLDGEVVNRRRTISGPVTELVAAAKRRPQPEPVQDRQRNETQPSSSGSSAENLPFAEDGNLTIKQRPRQGKDETEEGLEMSYSLPQENPSRVDATASLKRSTKQQPNGTKFHLTESNTVKRRPKSKDKDTEEVQDGQMPVPYENGTGTIKRRPVSEVTVSEQPRPQEHPENSPRRDSADLEGHVTESTPRKSIKPPVSPKPVLAQHMKKQGPPAAITKKAPFPGPTGAPGSPGTTQCGPFTCPVFTQLFEGKKVPPPILPKPTPPPTAPKPSKNVLQSLNATPNPTPTPSPVKQTVTRIASTASAQNNHPVKATTPPALSAQIPHTPQSPHTPQTPRTPQTPQTPQTPQTPLTPQTPQTPQTPQTPHTSGPPTPTPTPPPVKPPRSSISGVSMDSSAGSAFVAGVVTVDAVHQKIEETSASLAAALQAVEEKIKEDGQKDSLAENKSTVSILDDIGSMFDDLADQLDAMLE
- the LOC132149268 gene encoding caskin-1-like isoform X8, which gives rise to MGKDQELLQAVKTEDLMTVQKLLQRPKPGKAKLLGSAKKVNVNFQDTDGFSPLHHAALNGNVEVISLLLESQVIVDIRDQKGMRPLHYAAWQGKSEPMKLLLKSGSSVNSQSDEGQIPLHLAAQHGHYDVSEMLLQHQSNPCIVDNGGRTPLDLACEFGRVGVVQLLLSSNMCAALLEPKPGDSTDPNGTSPLHLAAKNGHIDIIRLLIQAGIDINRQTKAGTALHEAALCGKTDVVRLLLDSGINATVRNTYSQTALDIVYQFTATQASREIKQMLRGKKNDASAALQVRALKDYSNNYDLTSLNIKAGNVITVLEQHSDGRWKGCIHDNRTGNDRVGYFPSSLVEVISKRPGTAGKRGQQAGSWSTVTCTQQYQKIRLCAPVCGPVSPAVAMVNGDSYHEIHILPPPPPPPPHSHLPLFTSFGYNRSPNTSGEPHSGQGGDRSSVGSSGSVASARSSGSGQSAGSSNILHAQAEGVKLLATVLSQSAKAKEHLLEQTKSLDHPSHASSNKGSSSRSQSLSSCPLHEQPYGEAVSQRKGEALPEMKSSEAVIEWLSEFQLQVYAPNFVTAGYDIPTISRMTPEDLTAIGVTKPGHRKKITTEINKITVNEWLPDKKPANLGEWLAMIGLSQYHQVLVQNGYENIEFITDITWEDLQEIGISKLGHQKKLMLAVKKLAEIQKASDGRNTLRKKPPATQEVMAIESPPHDSGECMSPKMSTFQDGELSGELQAALTRPVDVQDVSEMRTNSSLGAQHRAHSLHESSMNKSRDTEEPSGPPKKEARTMRQSSQGGQRSVSSAHAKPRQSYPQGTGPPYTPPQTPTKTKPPTSQTISNAPGKQKPSSQLHQQTEKPMTPRAHPQSPTQRSHSHPAAQLVETMEAAPQGPAVSVPLLCLPPEGNEACDEYGLPKKRTHSLNRYAVSDGEQERDELNVPDLGGKYATVQHRVVRSNSMKGQADKNVNRSQSFALRQKKKGPPPPPPKRSSSAISSSSNNLTEVPKEMSSGPLLEVPYQPQRRASDLGGTVDSGSAGSVRSIAAMLEMSSIGGGPKGLALQKSAGHYLQVGSAVAKQRDAIGLDGEVVNRRRTISGPVTELVAAAKRRPQPEPVQDRQRNETQPSSSGSSAENLPFAEDGNLTIKQRPRQGKDETEEGLEMSYSLPQENPSRVDATASLKRSTKQQPNGTKFHLTESNTVKRRPKSKDKDTEEVQDGQMPVPYENGTGTIKRRPVSEVTVSEQPRPQEHPENSPRRDSADLEGHVTESTPRKSIKPPVSPKPVLAQHMKKQGPPAAITKKAPFPGPTGAPGSPGTTQCGPFTCPVFTQLFEGKKVPPPILPKPTPPPTAPKPSKNVLQSLNATPNPTPTPSPVKQTVTRIASTASAQNNHPVKATTPPALSAQIPHTPQSPHTPQTPRTPQTPQTPQTPQTPLTPQTPQTPQTPQTPHTSGPPTPTPTPPPVKPPRSSISGVSMDSSAGSAFVAGVVTVDAVHQKIEETSASLAAALQAVEEKIKEDGQKDSLAENKSTVSILDDIGSMFDDLADQLDAMLE
- the LOC132149268 gene encoding caskin-1-like isoform X4, whose product is MGKDQELLQAVKTEDLMTVQKLLQRPKPGKAKLLGSAKKVNVNFQDTDGFSPLHHAALNGNVEVISLLLESQVIVDIRDQKGMRPLHYAAWQGKSEPMKLLLKSGSSVNSQSDEGQIPLHLAAQHGHYDVSEMLLQHQSNPCIVDNGGRTPLDLACEFGRVGVVQLLLSSNMCAALLEPKPGDSTDPNGTSPLHLAAKNGHIDIIRLLIQAGIDINRQTKAGTALHEAALCGKTDVVRLLLDSGINATVRNTYSQTALDIVYQFTATQASREIKQMLRGKKNDASAALQVRALKDYSNNYDLTSLNIKAGNVITVLEQHSDGRWKGCIHDNRTGNDRVGYFPSSLVEVISKRPGTAGKRGQQAGSWSTVTCTQQYQKIRLCAPVCGPVSPAVAMVNGDSYHEIHILPPPPPPPPHSHLPLFTSFGYNRSPNTSGEPHSGQGSRGSESSPHGSPTPAGGPQGGSSEEIWVLRKPVAGGDRSSVGSSGSVASARSSGSGQSAGSSNILHAQAEGVKLLATVLSQSAKAKEHLLEQTKSLDHPSHASSNKGSSSRSQSLSSCPLHEQPYGEAVSQRKGEALPEMKSSEAVIEWLSEFQLQVYAPNFVTAGYDIPTISRMTPEDLTAIGVTKPGHRKKITTEINKITVNEWLPDKKPANLGEWLAMIGLSQYHQVLVQNGYENIEFITDITWEDLQEIGISKLGHQKKLMLAVKKLAEIQKASDGRNTLRKKPPATQEVMAIESPPHDSGECMSPKMSTFQDGELSGELQAALTRPVDVQDVSEMRTNSSLGAQHRAHSLHESSMNKSRDTEEPSGPPKKEARTMRQSSQGGQRSVSSAHAKPRQSYPQGTGPPYTPPQTPTKTKPPTSQTISNAPGKQKPSSQLHQQTEKPMTPRAHPQSPTQRSHSHPAAQLVETMEAAPQGPAVSVPLLCLPPEGNEACDEYGLPKKRTHSLNRYAVSDGEQERDELNVPDLGGKYATVQHRVVRSNSMKGQADKNVNRSQSFALRQKKKGPPPPPPKRSSSAISSSSNNLTEVPKEMSSGPLLEVPYQPQRRASDLGGTVDSGSAGSVRSIAAMLEMSSIGGGPKGLALQKSAGHYLQVGSAVAKQRDAIGLDGEVVNRRRTISGPVTELVAAAKRRPQPEPVQDRQRNETQPSSSGSSAENLPFAEDGNLTIKQRPRQGKDETEEGLEMSYSLPQENPSRVDATASLKRSTKQQPNGTKFHLTESNTVKRRPKSKDKDTEEVQDGQMPVPYENGTGTIKRRPVSEVTVSEQPRPQEHPENSPRRDSADLEGHVTESTPRKSIKPPVSPKPVLAQHMKKQGPPAAITKKAPFPGPTGAPGSPGTTQCGPFTCPVFTQLFEGKKVPPPILPKPTPPPTAPKPSKNVLQSLNATPNPTPTPSPVKQTVTRIASTASAQNNHPVKATTPPALSAQIPHTPQSPHTPQTPRTPQTPQTPQTPQTPLTPQTPQTPQTPQTPHTSGPPTPTPTPPPVKPPRSSISGVSMDSSAGSAFVAGVVTVDAVHQKIEETSASLAAALQAVEEKIKEDGQKDSLAENKSTVSILDDIGSMFDDLADQLDAMLE